In a single window of the Chelonia mydas isolate rCheMyd1 chromosome 8, rCheMyd1.pri.v2, whole genome shotgun sequence genome:
- the LOC102936809 gene encoding E3 ubiquitin-protein ligase RNF170: MSHLGKDYKHLSQRNPIEALTHWQPPYHSDLSCPICLQTATFPVETNCGHMFCGSCLITYWKHGSWLGAINCPLCRQKVILLYNASGENQQDNPSKRIVRDIRDYNKRFSGQPRPFADYLYDMPLLLNLALRGIFTLGGLVWIFFLRIVVCSFGTIMCLTSRFDVMHEPLCGILAAADDLVVIFLLLICMFNICQQMESEGINMASSTTQSMLSES; this comes from the exons gaAGCTCTCACACATTGGCAACCTCCTTATCACAGTGATTTAAGCTGCCCAATCTGCCTCCAAACAGCTACTTTCCCAGTAGAAACCAATTGTGGACATATGTTTTGTG GTTCCTGTCTAATTACATACTGGAAACATGGCTCCTGGTTAGGAGCAATAAACTGTCCTCTCTGCAGACAAAAA GTGATTCTTCTGTATAATGCCTCTGGTGAAAACCAACAAGATAACCCAAGCAAGCGCATTGTACGTGACATCAGAGATTACAACAAGCGTTTCTCTGGACAACCTCGACCT TTTGCAGATTACCTTTATGACATGCCGCTACTCCTAAATCTTGCCTTAAGAGGAATCTTCACCCTGGGCGGTCTCGTTTGGATCTTCTTCCTAAGAATTGTTGTTTGCTCCTTTGGGACcatcatgtgcttaacttcccGATTTGACGTGATGCATGAACCTCTTTGTGGAATCCTTGCAGCAGCCGATGACCTAGTTGTCATTTTCCTCCTTTTAATTTGCATGTTTAACATTTGCCAGCAAATGGAATCAGAAGGTATAAATATGGCAAGTTCTACAACTCAGAGCATGCTGTCGGAATCCTGA